The Bacteroidota bacterium genomic sequence GCCGTACTGATACGGTACACTCAGGTCGGTCTGCTTGATGCGGCGGAGAATTTCCTTGTAGAGTTCACCGTGCAAACCCTCGGCTGGCTTCATCACCGATTCGGTGTACTGGTTCTCCGATTCAAGATAAGCGATGACGTCCGGGTTGGTTTTATCTCTCAACCAAAAATAGTTATCCACCCGAACGTCGCCGTGAATGGCATCAATCTTGGGAATTATTTTTGCAACGGGAAACAAGAGAAAAGATTAACAATTAAAGTGCAAAGATGAAAAATGGAGAGCAAAGGAACATGAGATGCCGCCTCAAAGACAGTTCCAACGCAGAATGTGCATGCAAATTTCCTGAGGAGCGCAGCGACGAAAGCCGAAGGCATCACGTTGGATTACATGGATCCGACTTCCGTTCTCGTCGTCCTGAATGACGATGATCTGGCTATGCTCCTTCAGAATGAAGTCATGATGAATTTTTGAGATAGCTTCCAGAAATTGATAGCTAAAAATAAAAAAAGGGGGAATCATGGTCGCATTTTTAATTCTTAATATTTAATCTTTCATTTGCTCCACATCCTACTTGGTTCTTTTCACGACAACGATTGTCCTGTCGTCCGAGTATTTCCCTTTCGCGGAGAATTTTTGGACATCCTCCAGGATCAACCGGGCGATATCCTTTGCCGCTTCATGCTTCAATTCCATCAGCTTGTCCGTCAAACGTTTTTCGGAGTACTGATTTCCGTCCGCGTTCATGGTTTCCGGCACTCCGTCCGTGAACAGGAGAAGCACATCCCCTTTGCCGATCATCGCCCCTTCGCTTCTGAACACCTGATCGGGAAAGGGACCGATAACATTCCCGGTCGACTCGAGGGTTTCCGTCGAATTCGTTTTTGCCCGGTAGAGAATGGGGTTGGGGTGACCGGCATTCACGTAGACGCACAGCCCCTGTTTATCGTTGATCAGCTCGGCATAGAAGAGGGTCAGGAACCGGTCGTCGCTGAATGCCCGGTGCACGAGCGTGTTGAGGTTGCGGATCAGCGCAGTGATTTTTGTCTGATAGGACGCCCCCATCCGGAGCGCACCGGAGACATACAGGGCCTGTACCGCAGCCGAAATCCCTTTGCTCGCCGCGTCGCCGATGACGATGCCGATCCGGTCGTTTTCATCGCTGACGATATAATCGAAAAAGTCCCCTCCGACGACCCTGTCCGCCACTGAAATGCCGAACAGCTCAAAATTGTGGAACCGAAGCTCGTGCTCGGGAAGAATGCTCCGTTGAATCTCGCGAGCCTTGTCGAGGTCTTTTTCAAGCTGCGCGCTCTTCCGCTCGATATGCCTGCTTTTAAGCATCGACGTGACGGCGATGCCGATGATATTCAGCGTCGGCGCGACCTGGTCGTGCGTGAGGGCCGTGTTGAACGACATGACATAGCGGTAGAGGTCGGTATCCCGGACCTTGACTAGCTCTCCAACGCCCGTCGCCGAGTACTGGAGGATTCCTTTGCTGCGCAGATATGCATTCGTCTCCTTGGCGACGATCGTACGGTGTTTCGGAAGCATCTTGAACATCCGGTACTCGTTGATCTTCACGAGAAAATTCGGCTTGATCTTTTCCATCGCTCCGACCTGAGCGACCAACTCGTACGCGAATTTGTTGGCGTTCAGTTTCCAGACACGCCCCCCCTGAATTTCGATCCTGTCGTTCTGGACGATCTGATGAAGCACATGTTTGAGAAGGTCTTCGCTCGACTCAAACTTCCTGCTGTCAAAACTTTC encodes the following:
- a CDS encoding PP2C family protein-serine/threonine phosphatase; amino-acid sequence: MNQRLLHKTIESFDSRKFESSEDLLKHVLHQIVQNDRIEIQGGRVWKLNANKFAYELVAQVGAMEKIKPNFLVKINEYRMFKMLPKHRTIVAKETNAYLRSKGILQYSATGVGELVKVRDTDLYRYVMSFNTALTHDQVAPTLNIIGIAVTSMLKSRHIERKSAQLEKDLDKAREIQRSILPEHELRFHNFELFGISVADRVVGGDFFDYIVSDENDRIGIVIGDAASKGISAAVQALYVSGALRMGASYQTKITALIRNLNTLVHRAFSDDRFLTLFYAELINDKQGLCVYVNAGHPNPILYRAKTNSTETLESTGNVIGPFPDQVFRSEGAMIGKGDVLLLFTDGVPETMNADGNQYSEKRLTDKLMELKHEAAKDIARLILEDVQKFSAKGKYSDDRTIVVVKRTK